One Denticeps clupeoides chromosome 10, fDenClu1.1, whole genome shotgun sequence genomic window carries:
- the LOC114798879 gene encoding sodium-coupled neutral amino acid transporter 3-like, producing MELQKIPNGHHYTDLSPEKIILEDGSDSVESAEREEFLPHKADGKKVQQFTDFEGKTTFGMSVFNLSNAIMGSGILGLAYGMSNTGIILFVILLTFIAILSGYSIHLLLKSAGVVGIRAYEQLGFRAFGSPGKVVAACIIAMHNIGAMSSYLFIVKYELPLVIQAFLGLTRNTGEWYLNGNYLIMVVSVSVILPLALMRQLGYLGYTSGFSLSCMVFFLISVIYKKFVIPCPFEDVTAASAMAHSDITAGIENTTGGPLGAMLDLMNASVGHHGGHLVDASNDTCEPKLVTINPQTAYTIPILAFAFVCHPEVLPIYTELRKPTKKRMQTIANISIGAMYIMYLLTAVFGYLTFYSRVESELLHTYSRVDPLDTLILCVRLAVLVAVTLTVPVVLFPIRRAVVQLLFPDKPFHWARHCGIAVCLLFIVNLLVIFVPNIRDIFGLIGATSAPSLIFILPGIFYIRIVPEEQEPMKSRNKIQAAAFAALGFVFMVMSLSFIIADWITGESRSGGGH from the exons ATGGAGCTGCAGAAAATACCTAACGGTCACCACTACACGGACCTGAGCCCTGAGAAGATCATTCTGGAGGACGG TTCTGATTCAGTGGAAAGTGCCGAACGTGAGGAATTCCTTCCCCATAAGGCAGATGGGAAAAAGGTGCAGCAGTTTACAGAT TTTGAAGGAAAGACTACATTCGGAATGTCAGTGTTCAACCTCAGCAATGCCATCATGGGAAGTGGAATTCTGGGACTGGCCTATGGCATGTCGAACACAGGAATCATCCTCTTTGt CATCCTCTTGACCTTCATCGCTATTCTGTCAGGTTACTCCATCCACCTTCTTCTGAAAAGCGCGGGAGTGGTGG GCATCCGCGCTTATGAGCAGCTGGGGTTCCGTGCCTTTGGGTCACCGGGGAAGGTTGTAGCTGCGTGCATCATAGCCATGCACAACATTGGAG CGATGTCCAGCTACCTGTTCATTGTGAAGTATGAGCTGCCACTGGTCATTCAGGCATTCCTGGGATTGACAAGGAACACCGG CGAGTGGTACCTGAACGGGAACTACCTCATCATGGTTGTCAGTGTCTCCGTCATCCTCCCCCTCGCACTCATGCGACAGCTTG GTTACCTGGGCTACACGAGTGGCTTTTCCCTCTCCTGCATGGTGTTTTTTCTCATCTCT GTGATCTACAAGAAGTTTGTCATCCCTTGCCCATTTGAGGACGTCACCGCTGCATCTGCCATGGCGCACAGCGACATCACGGCCGGCATCGAGAACACGACAGGAGGTCCATTGGGCGCGATGCTGGACTTGATGAATGCAAGCGTGGGCCACCACGGCGGTCACCTGGTGGACGCCAGTAATGACACCTGCGAGCCAAAGCTCGTCACTATCAACCCACAG ACGGCCTACACCATACCCATCCTGGCCTTCGCATTCGTTTGTCATCCAGAGGTGCTTCCCATTTACACAGAACTTCGCAA GCCAACCAAGAAGCGCATGCAGACCATCGCCAACATCTCCATCGGGGCCATGTACATCATGTACCTGCTGACGGCGGTCTTCGGATACCTCACATTTTACA GTAGAGTGGAGTCCGAGCTTCTCCACACCTACAGCAGAGTGGATCCTTTGGACACTTTGATCCTGTGTGTGCGCTTGGCCGTTTTAGTGGCCGTCACCCTAACGGTCCCGGTGGTCCTGTTCCCG ATCCGTAGGGCTGTTGTCCAGCTGCTGTTCCCCGACAAGCCCTTCCACTGGGCCCGCCACTGCGGCATAGCAGTCTGCCTTCTCTTCATCGTCAATCTGCTGGTCATATTTGTGCCCAACATCCGGGACATCTTCGGTCTAATTG GCGCGACCTCTGCACCCAGCTTGATCTTCATACTCCCTGGGATATTCTATATCCGGATTGTTCCGGAGGAGCAAGAGCCAATGAAATCCAGAAACAAGATCCAG GCGGCGGCATTTGCTGCTCTGGGATTTGTCTTTATGGTGATGAGCCTGTCGTTCATCATAGCAGACTGGATAACAGGAGAGAGTCGAAGTGGGGGTGGACATTAG
- the LOC114798168 gene encoding wiskott-Aldrich syndrome protein-like isoform X2 produces the protein MSCGSKTKKQALETAPSALLSPQEHDKLLDLLGRRCVSLVTTVVQLYMALPHNPNCWCLQNTGVLCFVKDNHQRSYFIRLFDVQAGKLLWEQELFNQLVYKRARPFFHTFAGDECQVGLNFVSEQEAESFFYNIEEKIIQRNERQDRSLPAIPNQYAMLPALPAMATIDIQNPDIQASRYRSLPAPSNVNVSKGKDKKDKKGKKKSSKLSKADIGAPSGFTHVSHLGMDPSNLDPDLKKLLSCAGISESDLNDAETSQLIYDVIEKAGGMDAVKQAVNQQESGPPPPPPNRQAPLPPIPGAGSPAAPSSRRRSGPLPPIPGAPQRGPPTHGPTPPPSRGSLPPLPSGGRSGSVPPPPVHLTSAPCPAPPPSSSRPLPPPSMSHSRPPPPPSHLPPPPSMADFPPAPSMADFLLPPPEFVAPPPPVPRQPSMGGPAPPPPPPPPPPAPAAPPPLPSGGGPPPPPPAGNKPKAASGGGGDGGGRGALLDQIRTGTQLRRVASCSETPPTPADSGEGIVGALMMVMQKRSKAIHSSGEESDNDGDEDEDDDEWDD, from the exons ATGAGTTGCGGGTCTAAGACCAAGAAGCAGGCCCTGGAAACGGCCCCCAGCGCTCTGCTGAGTCCTCAGGAGCACGACAAGCTTCTGGACCTGCTGGGCAGGAGATGCGTG TCTTTGGTGACAACCGTGGTGCAGCTTTACATGGCCTTGCCGCACAATCCAAACTGCTGGTGCCTGCAGAACACCGGAGTGTTGTGCTTTGTGAAGGACAACCATCAGCGCTCCTACTTTATCCGTCTGTTTGACGTCCAG GCAGGGAAGCTGTTGTGGGAGCAGGAGCTATTCAACCAGCTGGTCTATAAACGTGCCCGGCCCTTCTTCCACACCTTCGCGGGAGAC GAATGCCAGGTAGGACTGAATTTCGTCAGCGAGCAGGAGGCGGAAAGCTTCTTTTACAACATAGAGGAGAAGATCATCCAGAGAAATGAACGGCAAG ATCGCTCGCTGCCGGCCATACCCAACCAatacg CGATGCTACCCGCCCTTCCAGCCATGGCCACCATTGACATTCAGAACCCAGACATCCAAGCCTCCCGCTATCGTTCCCTTCCAGCCCCCTCAAACGTTAACGTGTCAAAGGGGAAAGATAAGAAAGACAAGAAAGGCAAGAAGAAAAGCTCCAAGTTGTCCAAAGCAGATATCGGAGCGCCGAGCGGCTTCAC GCATGTCAGTCACTTGGGTATGGACCCCAGCAACCTGGACCCAGACCTGAAGAAGCTGTTGTCCTGCGCCGGGATCTCCGAGTCCGACCTGAACGACGCTGAGACGTCTCAACTCATCTATGACGTTATCGAGAAAGCCGGGGGCATGGATGCCGTCAAGCAGGCTGTGAACCagcagg AGTCTGGtcctccacccccacctccaAACCGGCAGGCTCCACTCCCTCCGATACCTGGCGCCGGCTCTCCTGCTGCCCCTTCTTCTCGACGCCGTTCTGGGCCACTTCCCCCAATCCCTGGTGCCCCACAGCGAGGCCCACCCACTCACGgtcccacacctccaccatcaCGGGGATCTCTTCCTCCCTTGCCCTCAGGGGGGCGTAGCGGCTCCGTCCCTCCTCCACCTGTTCACCTTACCTCAGCTCCCTgcccggctcctcccccttcctcctcccGTCCACTGCCACCGCCATCCATGTCTCACTCacgtcctcctccaccaccctcaCATCTGCCTCCACCACCCTCCATGGCAGATTTTCCTCCAGCCCCCTCCATGGCAGATTTTCTTCTGCCACCCCCTGAATTCGTTGCACCTCCCCCTCCAGTCCCTCGCCAGCCAAGCATGGGGGGCCcagcacctcctcctccaccaccaccacctccgccagctcctgcagctcctcctccactTCCATCTGGCGGTggtccaccaccacccccaccagcaGGAAACAAGCCAAAAGCCGCAAGCGGCGGTGGAGGTGATGGAGGTGGGAGAGGAGCACTTCTGGATCAGATCCGCACAGGGACGCAGCTCCGGAGG gtGGCCAGTTGTTCTGAGACACCACCCACGCCGGCGGACTCAGGAGAGGGCATAGTAGGAGCCCTGATGATGGTCATGCAGAAGAGGAGTAAAGCCATCCACTCCTCCG GGGAAGAAAGCGATAATGATGGGGACGAAGATGAGGATGACGATGAGTGGGATGACTGA
- the LOC114798168 gene encoding wiskott-Aldrich syndrome protein-like isoform X1: protein MSCGSKTKKQALETAPSALLSPQEHDKLLDLLGRRCVSLVTTVVQLYMALPHNPNCWCLQNTGVLCFVKDNHQRSYFIRLFDVQAGKLLWEQELFNQLVYKRARPFFHTFAGDECQVGLNFVSEQEAESFFYNIEEKIIQRNERQEKTQLKSTLADRSLPAIPNQYAMLPALPAMATIDIQNPDIQASRYRSLPAPSNVNVSKGKDKKDKKGKKKSSKLSKADIGAPSGFTHVSHLGMDPSNLDPDLKKLLSCAGISESDLNDAETSQLIYDVIEKAGGMDAVKQAVNQQESGPPPPPPNRQAPLPPIPGAGSPAAPSSRRRSGPLPPIPGAPQRGPPTHGPTPPPSRGSLPPLPSGGRSGSVPPPPVHLTSAPCPAPPPSSSRPLPPPSMSHSRPPPPPSHLPPPPSMADFPPAPSMADFLLPPPEFVAPPPPVPRQPSMGGPAPPPPPPPPPPAPAAPPPLPSGGGPPPPPPAGNKPKAASGGGGDGGGRGALLDQIRTGTQLRRVASCSETPPTPADSGEGIVGALMMVMQKRSKAIHSSGEESDNDGDEDEDDDEWDD, encoded by the exons ATGAGTTGCGGGTCTAAGACCAAGAAGCAGGCCCTGGAAACGGCCCCCAGCGCTCTGCTGAGTCCTCAGGAGCACGACAAGCTTCTGGACCTGCTGGGCAGGAGATGCGTG TCTTTGGTGACAACCGTGGTGCAGCTTTACATGGCCTTGCCGCACAATCCAAACTGCTGGTGCCTGCAGAACACCGGAGTGTTGTGCTTTGTGAAGGACAACCATCAGCGCTCCTACTTTATCCGTCTGTTTGACGTCCAG GCAGGGAAGCTGTTGTGGGAGCAGGAGCTATTCAACCAGCTGGTCTATAAACGTGCCCGGCCCTTCTTCCACACCTTCGCGGGAGAC GAATGCCAGGTAGGACTGAATTTCGTCAGCGAGCAGGAGGCGGAAAGCTTCTTTTACAACATAGAGGAGAAGATCATCCAGAGAAATGAACGGCAAG AGAAGACCCAGTTGAAATCTACACTCGCAG ATCGCTCGCTGCCGGCCATACCCAACCAatacg CGATGCTACCCGCCCTTCCAGCCATGGCCACCATTGACATTCAGAACCCAGACATCCAAGCCTCCCGCTATCGTTCCCTTCCAGCCCCCTCAAACGTTAACGTGTCAAAGGGGAAAGATAAGAAAGACAAGAAAGGCAAGAAGAAAAGCTCCAAGTTGTCCAAAGCAGATATCGGAGCGCCGAGCGGCTTCAC GCATGTCAGTCACTTGGGTATGGACCCCAGCAACCTGGACCCAGACCTGAAGAAGCTGTTGTCCTGCGCCGGGATCTCCGAGTCCGACCTGAACGACGCTGAGACGTCTCAACTCATCTATGACGTTATCGAGAAAGCCGGGGGCATGGATGCCGTCAAGCAGGCTGTGAACCagcagg AGTCTGGtcctccacccccacctccaAACCGGCAGGCTCCACTCCCTCCGATACCTGGCGCCGGCTCTCCTGCTGCCCCTTCTTCTCGACGCCGTTCTGGGCCACTTCCCCCAATCCCTGGTGCCCCACAGCGAGGCCCACCCACTCACGgtcccacacctccaccatcaCGGGGATCTCTTCCTCCCTTGCCCTCAGGGGGGCGTAGCGGCTCCGTCCCTCCTCCACCTGTTCACCTTACCTCAGCTCCCTgcccggctcctcccccttcctcctcccGTCCACTGCCACCGCCATCCATGTCTCACTCacgtcctcctccaccaccctcaCATCTGCCTCCACCACCCTCCATGGCAGATTTTCCTCCAGCCCCCTCCATGGCAGATTTTCTTCTGCCACCCCCTGAATTCGTTGCACCTCCCCCTCCAGTCCCTCGCCAGCCAAGCATGGGGGGCCcagcacctcctcctccaccaccaccacctccgccagctcctgcagctcctcctccactTCCATCTGGCGGTggtccaccaccacccccaccagcaGGAAACAAGCCAAAAGCCGCAAGCGGCGGTGGAGGTGATGGAGGTGGGAGAGGAGCACTTCTGGATCAGATCCGCACAGGGACGCAGCTCCGGAGG gtGGCCAGTTGTTCTGAGACACCACCCACGCCGGCGGACTCAGGAGAGGGCATAGTAGGAGCCCTGATGATGGTCATGCAGAAGAGGAGTAAAGCCATCCACTCCTCCG GGGAAGAAAGCGATAATGATGGGGACGAAGATGAGGATGACGATGAGTGGGATGACTGA
- the LOC114797967 gene encoding semaphorin-3F-like, with protein sequence MTMAAPETLLLLLLALRVGAVAPSHRSAPRVRLSFKELLDTRAARPFSFSFNTSDYRILLMDQDQGRLYLGSREYLVSLDMQNVNKEPLIIHWPASAQRKGECQLTGKGRQGECANFVRMIEPWNRTHLYACGTGAYKPICTFINRGWRAEDYLFRLVPGHVDSGKGKCSYDPNHESKAALINGNLYAGVHVDFMGMDAAIFRTMGSRPAVRTEQFDSRWLNEPMFIQIHKIPDSAEANDDKLYFFFREKSLDDGGGTSPGVLARVGRICLNDEGGQKLLVNKWTTFLKARLVCSVIGDDGVETFFDELRDVFIQPTQDERNPVVYAVFTTAGSVFKGSAVCVYSLSDIRNVFNGPFAHKHGHNYQWTAYTGKIPYPRPGTCPGGTFTPGLSSTKEFSDEAVNFIRTHPLMYHPVYPMLKRPLVVRTGVDYRFTTIAVDQADAVDGRYEVLFLGTDQGSVQKVIVLPKDPSTLEDLTLEEVEVFKTPAAVKTMKISAKRQQLYVSSNAGLTQVSLHRCGVYGKACSDCCLARDPYCAWDGESCAPFTQATKRRSRRQDIRHGDPLRQCRGFNAKVEKRLKETVQFGVEGSSTFLECLPRSPQATVKWLFQIDGRRKVLSRDRDVLTTPQGILLKTLSKADAGLYHCLAMENNFKHTVARVSLRVLDRKIAVALTTPDDQEVDEEDPVWHREPPHAHHRGHLPPANLPPFGNPEVQLIHQYCQSYWDQITAQQQQQQQTKLKNRRHAESRVPSGG encoded by the exons ATGACCATGGCCGCCCCGGAGACCCTGCTTCTCCTGTTGTTGGCCCTTCGCGTCGGGGCCGTGGCCCCCAGCCACCGCTCGGCACCAAGGGTGCGCTTATCGTTCAAAG AGCTTCTTGACACCAGGGCAGCACGTCCCTTCAGCTTTTCCTTCAACACCAGCGATTACCGCATCCTGCtgatggaccaggaccagggccGGCTGTACCTGGGCAGTCGGGAGTATCTGGTGTCGCTTGACATGCAAAACGTGAACAAGGAGCCGCTTATC ATCCATTGGCCTGCCTCTGCCCAGAGGAAGGGAGAGTGTCAACTGACTGGGAAAGGGAGGCAG GGCGAATGTGCCAACTTTGTGCGTATGATTGAGCCGTGGAACAGGACTCATCTGTACGCCTGTGGGACTGGGGCCTACAAGCCCATCTGCACCTTCATCAACAGAGGCTGGAGAGCTGAG GACTACCTCTTTCGACTGGTTCCTGGCCATGTAGACTCAGGGAAGGGAAAATGCTCTTACGACCCCAATCATGAAAGCAAAGCCGCCCTCATCA ACGGGAACCTATATGCAGGCGTGCACGTGGACTTCATGGGCATGGATGCAGCCATCTTCAGGACCATGGGAAGCAGGCCTGCGGTTCGGACAGAGCAGTTTGACTCCAGGTGGCTCAATG AGCCCATGTTTATTCAAATCCACAAGATTCCGGACAGTGCAGAGGCGAACGATGATAAACTTTACTTCTTCTTCcgggagaagagtctggatgacgGGGGAGGCACCAGCCCTGGTGTCCTGGCCAGAGTTGGACGCATTTGTTTA AATGATGAAGGTGGCCAGAAATTACTTGTGAACAAGTGGACAACCTTCCTGAAAGCCAGACTCGTGTGCTCTGTGATCGGCGATGACGGGGTGGAGACCTTCTTTGACGAACTGA GGGACGTTTTCATTCAGCCCACTCAAGATGAACGCAACCCCGTCGTCTATGCGGTTTTCACCACTGCAGG CTCTGTGTTTAAGGGTTCTGCCGTCTGTGTGTACTCGCTGTCAGACATTCGGAACGTCTTCAACGGGCCCTTCGCCCACAAGCATGGCCACAACTACCAGTGGACTGCCTACACGGGCAAGATCCCCTATCCTCGCCCTGGGACT TGTCCTGGTGGAACGTTCACCCCTGGCTTGAGCTCCACTAAGGAGTTCTCAGACGAAGCCGTTAACTTCATCCGGACGCACCCGCTCATGTACCACCCCGTGTACCCCATGCTGAAGCGGCCCCTGGTTGTGCGCACTGGCGTGGACTACCGATTCACCACCATCGCCGTGGACCAGGCGGATGCTGTGGATGGCCGATACGAGGTCCTCTTCCTGGGCACAG ACCAGGGTTCAGTGCAGAAAGTCATAGTTCTGCCCAAAGACCCGAGTACCTTGGAGGATCTGAcgctggaggaggtggaggtctTCAAG ACACCAGCTGCTGTCAAGACAATGAAAATATCTGCCAAAAGG CAACAGCTATATGTGTCATCAAACGCCGGACTTACCCAGGTGTCCCTGCACCGATGCGGGGTCTACGGGAAAGCCTGCTCCGACTGCTGTCTGGCTCGTGACCCCTACTGTGCCTGGGACGGAGAGAGCTGTGCCCCTTTCACCCAGGCCACCAAAAG GAGAAGCAGAAGGCAAGACATCAGGCATGGAGACCCGCTGCGTCAGTGTAGAGGCTTTAATGCTAAAG TGGAGAAGCGGCTCAAGGAGACGGTTCAGTTTGGAGTGGAGGGAAGCAGCACCTTCCTAGAGTGCCTGCCCCGATCTCCTCAAGCCACCGTCAAATGGCTGTTTCAGATTGACGGGAGGAGGAAAGTG CTGAGCCGAGACAGGGACGTGTTGACAACACCTCAGGGCATCCTGCTGAAGACCCTGAGCAAGGCGGACGCCGGGCTGTACCACTGCTTGGCCATGGAGAACAACTTCAAACACACCGTGGCGCGGGTCTCTCTGCGCGTCCTTGACCGCAAGATCGCAGTGGCCCTCACCACGCCTGACGACCAGGAGGTGGACGAGGAGGACCCCGTCTGGCACCGCGAACCCCCTCACGCACACCACCGTGGCCACCTGCCTCCGGCTAACCTTCCACCATTCGGCAACCCGGAGGTGCAGCTCATTCATCAGTACTGCCAGTCCTACTGGGATCAGATCaccgcccagcagcagcagcagcagcagaccaaACTGAAGAACCGCAGACATGCCGAGAGCCGGGTGCCCAGCGGGGGATGA
- the tspy gene encoding testis specific protein Y-linked: MQSDSSAGRPGSNKRSLSPDGECASPRSKLPKPGDESRDSGGPDAPAQGRSDSAAIAAAEALASLTRGDGDAGKEAPCSSRQAARARRVDRGAERTTCSADGAKPAPQTEAVAADSSSSLLPAAGGGDLFEEEDSLPGSSSTPNSSFASDNDDNEEGECAIVSVNMAPEIRQSVALLAQVQLRLDALEKKGARLHQRLELRLSRQRRPHMDQRGAITQSIPGFWVTALLNHPHLSAHIDENDEDALSYMTNLEIETFKNNKLGYRIAFHFKRNPYFQNNAIVKELHLRMGGSPVSFSNPILWHRGQSLVGGGEPGQREHGVYKSFFSWFGDHRNPSRDDIAQILKDDLYRNPLRYYLTPLWEPRENGSAPKVSGNGDECVVISDSDDDLDDADQREERPAGEDEDNEELGDNKDVHVAGSEDSGPEAGESSCEEKEEDELDVEETEEKKDEENVDVDEERDEES, translated from the exons ATGCAGTCGGACAGCAGCGCCGGGCGCCCCGGCTCCAACAAGCGGAGCTTAAGCCCGGACGGCGAGTGCGCCTCGCCGCGCTCGAAGCTCCCCAAGCCGGGCGACGAGTCGCGGGACTCCGGGGGTCCCGACGCCCCCGCCCAGGGCCGCTCGGACTCGGCCGCGATCGCCGCCGCGGAGGCGCTGGCCAGCCTGACccggggggacggggacgcggGTAAGGAGGCGCCGTGCTCCTCCCGGCAAGCCGCCCGGGCGCGGCGCGTCGACCGCGGTGCCGAGAGGACCACGTGTTCCGCGGACGGGGCCAAGCCCGCCCCGCAGACCGAGGCGGTCGCCGCCGACAGCTCGTCGTCGCTGCTGCCCGCGGCGGGAGGGGGCGACCTGTTCGAGGAGGAGGACTCCCTGCCCGGCTCCTCCTCGACGCCCAACTCGTCCTTCGCCTCCGACAACGACGACAACGAGGAGGGCGAGTGCGCCATCGTGTCGGTGAACATGGCCCCGGAGATCCGGCAGTCGGTGGCCCTCCTCGCCCAGGTGCAGCTGAGGCTGGACGCGCTGGAGAAGAAGGGCGCCCGCCTCCACCAGCGCCTGGAGCTCCGGCTGAGCCGCCAGCGGCGTCCCCACATGGACCAGCGCGGCGCCATCACCCAGTCCATCCCGGGCTTCTGGGTCACAGCG TTGTTGAACCACCCTCATCTCTCTGCTCACATCGATGAGAACGATGAAGACGCTCTGAGCTACATGACCAACTTGGAG ATTGAGACGTTCAAGAACAATAAACTCGGCTACCGGATCGCCTTTCATTTCAAGCGCAACCCGTACTTTCAGAACAACGCGATCGTGAAGGAGCTCCATCTCCGAATGGGCG GCTCGCCGGTGTCTTTCTCGAACCCGATTCTGTGGCACCGGGGCCAGAGTCTGGTGGGGGGTGGAGAGCCCGGGCAGAGAGAACACGGCGTGTACAAGAgcttcttcagctggtttggtGACCACAGGAACCCCAGCCGGGATGACATCGCTCAG ATTTTGAAGGATGATTTATACAGAAACCCGCTCCGATACTACCTGACTCCTTTATGGGAGCCTAGAGAAAATGGCAg TGCACCCAAGGTCTCTGGCAACGGAGACGAATGCGTGGTGATCTCTGATTCGGACGATGATCTGGACGACGCTGATCAGAGAGAAGAAAGGCCGGCGGGCGAGGACGAGGACAATGAGGAGTTGGGGGACAACAAGGACGTGCACGTGGCGG GCTCCGAAGACAGCGGCCCAGAGGCTGGAGAGTCTTCCtgcgaggagaaggaggaggacgagCTGGACGTGGAGGAAACGGAGGAGAAGAAGGATGAAGAGAACGTCGACGTGGATGAGGAGAGGGATGAAGAGAGCTAG